Proteins encoded by one window of Marixanthomonas sp. SCSIO 43207:
- the pyrH gene encoding UMP kinase: MQYKRILLKLSGEALMGNRQYGIDPDRLKEYAEEIKEITKKGVEVAIVIGGGNIFRGVAGASRGMDRVQGDHMGMLATVINGLALQSALEDEEIPTRLQSAVKINEVAEPFIRRKAIRHLEKGRVVIFGGGTGNPYFTTDSAAVLRAIEIHADVILKGTRVDGIYTSDPEKDKAAEKYDYITFEDVLKKGLKVMDTTAFTLSQENKLPIIVFDMNTKGNLMKVVSGEKIGTKVNL; this comes from the coding sequence ATGCAATACAAACGAATCCTTTTAAAATTATCCGGTGAAGCCTTAATGGGAAACCGCCAATATGGTATAGACCCAGATAGATTAAAAGAATATGCCGAAGAAATTAAAGAAATAACCAAAAAAGGAGTAGAAGTTGCCATCGTTATTGGCGGCGGAAACATCTTTAGAGGTGTTGCAGGTGCTAGTCGCGGTATGGACCGCGTGCAAGGAGACCATATGGGAATGCTGGCAACGGTTATAAATGGTCTTGCATTACAAAGTGCACTGGAAGATGAAGAAATCCCTACACGCCTTCAAAGTGCGGTAAAAATAAACGAAGTGGCTGAACCCTTTATACGCCGAAAAGCCATTCGCCACTTAGAGAAAGGCCGCGTAGTAATCTTTGGCGGAGGTACCGGAAACCCGTATTTTACTACCGATAGTGCTGCGGTGCTTAGAGCGATTGAAATTCATGCCGATGTTATTTTAAAAGGTACACGCGTTGACGGTATTTATACCAGCGACCCTGAAAAAGACAAAGCTGCTGAAAAATATGACTACATTACTTTTGAAGATGTCTTGAAGAAAGGATTAAAAGTGATGGATACTACAGCTTTTACACTTAGTCAAGAAAATAAATTACCTATTATTGTGTTTGATATGAATACCAAAGGAAATTTAATGAAAGTTGTTTCTGGAGAAAAAATAGGAACAAAAGTAAATCTATAA
- a CDS encoding pyruvate carboxylase — protein MKIKKVLVANRGEIAIRIFRACTEINLTTVAIYTYEDRYSQHRYKADEAYQIGSNDEPLKPYLNSDEIIALAKAKNVDAIHPGYGFLSENSEFARKCAKAGIIFIGPDPKVMDALGDKITAKKIASACNVPIIKSNSKDLTSLKIALSEASTIGYPVMLKAASGGGGRGMRIIKNENDLKNNFDSAKSEAANAFGDDTMFLEKYVEEPKHLEVQIIADNHGNIRHLYERDCSVQRRHQKVVEVAPSYNVSEKVKEKLYSYAVAIAEEVNYNNVGTVEFLVDKNDAVYFIEVNPRIQVEHTVTEMVTGIDLIKSQIFIAGGYKLSDKQIKVYDQASLKTYGFALQCRLTTEDPTNNFTPDYGTITTYRSAAGMGIRLDAGSIYQSYSISPFFDSMLVKVSAHGRTLDGAVRKMVRALKEFRIRGVKTNIHFLQNVIQHETFKEGAATVNFIGNTPSLFDVKLPQDRTTKITNYLGEVIVNGNPDVKFIDENKKFRNPKIPHFNSSEKFPKGTKDLLTEMGPEKFSAWLKNEKKIHYTDTTLRDAHQSLLATRMRTFDMLKVAESYAKNHPNTFSVEMWGGATFDVCMRFLNESPWTRLRELRKRIPNILFQMLLRGSNGVGYKAYPDNLIETFVEKSWENGIDLFRIFDSLNWVKAMEPSIQYVRNKTDGIAEAAISYTGDILDPDESKYTLAYYKQLAKDLENAGAHMIAIKDMAGLLKPYAATELVSALKDTVNIPLHLHTHDTSSIQSATYLKAIEAGVDVVDVALGGMSGLTSQPNFNSVVEMMKQHERAQDYDIKTLNEFSNFWEDTREMYYPFESGLKAGTAEVYQHEIPGGQYSNLRPQAEALGLADRFHEVTKMYEKVNDLFGNLVKVTPSSKVVGDMAIFMVTNDLTPEDILQRGKEISFPESVINFFKGDLGQPLGGFPKEVQKIILKNTQPYTDRPNAHLKPIDFKAEYASFRKKFQKGFSRPIEFEDFLSYSLYPRVFEQAHEKYKLYGNLAILPTKNFFYGMKLREEAIIELEEGKTIIVKLLSVGIPNDEGVRIVFFSVNGENRFVEIKDKAVKVEKEIHTPADPEDNNQYGAPLQGMLYKMLVKKGQTVEEGSPLFVIEAMKMETTVTANSSGKVKSITLKPGTMLMKGDLVVTIE, from the coding sequence ATGAAAATTAAAAAAGTATTAGTAGCCAATCGTGGCGAAATTGCCATTCGCATATTCCGTGCTTGTACCGAGATCAACCTTACAACTGTTGCTATATACACCTATGAAGACAGGTACTCTCAACATCGCTACAAAGCCGATGAAGCTTATCAAATAGGCTCTAATGACGAACCCCTAAAGCCCTACTTAAATAGTGATGAAATTATAGCCCTTGCCAAAGCAAAAAATGTTGACGCAATCCATCCCGGATATGGTTTTTTATCTGAAAATTCTGAATTCGCTCGTAAATGTGCCAAAGCAGGAATAATATTTATTGGTCCAGACCCAAAAGTAATGGACGCCTTAGGCGATAAAATAACAGCTAAGAAGATTGCATCTGCCTGTAATGTTCCTATTATAAAAAGTAATTCAAAAGATTTAACCTCCTTGAAAATTGCTCTTTCTGAAGCTTCTACCATCGGTTATCCTGTTATGTTGAAAGCTGCTTCTGGTGGCGGTGGTCGAGGTATGCGAATTATTAAAAATGAAAATGATTTAAAAAACAATTTTGATTCTGCAAAAAGTGAAGCTGCCAACGCTTTTGGTGATGACACAATGTTTCTAGAAAAATATGTAGAAGAACCTAAACACCTAGAAGTTCAAATCATCGCAGACAATCACGGTAACATTCGTCATTTATATGAGCGAGACTGTTCTGTACAAAGAAGACATCAAAAAGTTGTAGAAGTAGCACCTTCCTATAATGTTTCAGAAAAGGTAAAAGAAAAGCTTTACTCATACGCAGTCGCAATTGCAGAAGAAGTGAATTATAACAATGTAGGTACTGTTGAGTTTTTAGTAGATAAAAATGACGCTGTCTATTTTATTGAAGTTAATCCACGTATTCAAGTTGAGCATACCGTAACCGAAATGGTAACCGGTATTGATTTAATTAAATCACAAATATTTATTGCTGGCGGCTACAAGCTATCTGACAAACAAATAAAAGTATATGATCAAGCGTCATTAAAAACATACGGTTTTGCTTTGCAATGTAGATTAACCACAGAAGACCCTACAAACAACTTTACTCCAGATTATGGAACAATCACCACCTACCGTAGCGCAGCAGGAATGGGAATACGCCTAGATGCAGGTAGTATTTATCAATCCTATAGCATAAGTCCGTTTTTTGATTCTATGCTTGTAAAAGTTTCAGCTCATGGCCGTACCTTAGATGGCGCGGTACGTAAAATGGTTCGTGCACTAAAAGAATTTAGAATACGTGGCGTAAAAACCAATATTCACTTTCTTCAGAATGTCATTCAACATGAAACCTTTAAAGAAGGTGCTGCAACGGTAAATTTTATTGGTAATACTCCTTCATTATTTGATGTAAAACTACCCCAAGACAGAACCACAAAAATCACTAACTATTTAGGCGAAGTAATTGTCAACGGAAACCCCGATGTAAAATTTATTGATGAAAATAAAAAATTCAGAAACCCTAAAATTCCGCATTTCAATTCTTCTGAAAAATTTCCGAAAGGCACCAAAGACTTACTTACCGAAATGGGACCCGAAAAATTTTCAGCTTGGTTAAAAAACGAAAAGAAAATACATTATACAGATACAACGCTACGTGATGCACATCAATCATTACTTGCTACAAGAATGCGAACTTTTGACATGCTGAAAGTAGCCGAAAGTTATGCCAAAAACCATCCTAATACTTTTAGTGTAGAAATGTGGGGAGGTGCAACTTTTGATGTGTGTATGCGATTTTTAAACGAAAGCCCGTGGACTCGCCTTCGAGAATTGCGCAAACGCATACCTAATATATTGTTTCAAATGCTATTGCGAGGAAGCAATGGCGTTGGCTACAAAGCATATCCCGATAATTTGATTGAAACCTTTGTTGAAAAATCTTGGGAAAACGGCATAGATCTCTTCCGCATTTTTGATTCATTAAACTGGGTAAAAGCGATGGAACCCAGCATTCAATATGTTCGTAACAAAACCGATGGAATTGCAGAAGCAGCCATTAGTTATACCGGTGACATTCTCGACCCAGACGAAAGCAAATACACTCTCGCCTATTACAAACAACTAGCCAAGGATTTAGAAAATGCAGGAGCCCACATGATTGCTATAAAAGACATGGCCGGTTTACTCAAGCCGTATGCCGCAACCGAATTGGTTTCAGCTTTAAAAGACACAGTTAACATTCCTTTACATTTACATACCCATGACACCTCTTCAATTCAATCTGCTACTTATTTAAAGGCCATTGAAGCCGGTGTAGATGTAGTTGATGTAGCATTGGGCGGCATGTCTGGATTAACGTCACAACCAAACTTTAACTCGGTTGTTGAAATGATGAAACAGCACGAACGAGCACAAGATTATGACATTAAAACGTTGAATGAATTTTCAAATTTCTGGGAAGATACGCGCGAAATGTACTATCCTTTTGAATCTGGATTAAAAGCAGGAACAGCCGAAGTGTACCAACATGAAATCCCTGGTGGTCAATATTCAAATTTACGGCCGCAAGCTGAGGCATTAGGTCTAGCAGATAGGTTTCACGAAGTAACCAAAATGTATGAAAAAGTAAATGATCTCTTCGGAAATTTGGTAAAAGTAACTCCAAGCAGTAAAGTGGTTGGTGATATGGCTATTTTTATGGTTACCAATGATCTTACTCCTGAAGACATTTTACAACGTGGAAAAGAAATTTCATTTCCTGAATCTGTAATCAACTTTTTTAAAGGTGACTTAGGACAGCCTCTTGGCGGTTTTCCAAAAGAGGTTCAAAAAATAATTTTAAAAAACACACAACCATATACTGATAGACCCAACGCACATTTAAAACCAATTGACTTTAAAGCAGAATATGCTTCTTTCAGAAAAAAGTTTCAAAAAGGATTCAGCCGTCCCATTGAGTTTGAAGACTTTCTATCCTACAGCTTATACCCTCGCGTATTTGAGCAAGCCCACGAAAAGTATAAACTCTATGGAAATTTAGCCATACTTCCTACAAAAAATTTCTTCTACGGAATGAAGCTGCGCGAAGAAGCAATTATTGAACTAGAAGAAGGAAAAACAATAATCGTAAAATTACTATCTGTAGGAATACCAAACGATGAAGGTGTTCGTATAGTGTTCTTCTCTGTTAACGGTGAAAACAGATTTGTTGAAATTAAGGATAAAGCCGTTAAAGTTGAAAAGGAAATACACACCCCTGCAGACCCTGAAGACAACAATCAATACGGTGCGCCACTACAAGGTATGTTGTATAAAATGTTGGTTAAAAAAGGGCAGACAGTAGAAGAAGGATCACCTCTTTTTGTAATTGAAGCTATGAAAATGGAAACCACAGTCACAGCCAATAGCTCCGGAAAAGTAAAATCAATCACCTTAAAACCCGGCACCATGTTAATGAAGGGTGATCTAGTAGTAACTATTGAGTAA
- the rpsI gene encoding 30S ribosomal protein S9 yields MEVIHKIGRRKTAVARVYLSEGKGNITINKRDMEKYFTTGTLQYKVKQALMLTENDKNFDVSVNVFGGGITGQAEAIRLALSRAMCEVNEENRGILKPEGLLTRDPRMVERKKFGQKKARKKFQFSKR; encoded by the coding sequence ATGGAAGTTATTCACAAAATAGGAAGAAGAAAAACCGCTGTAGCCCGTGTATACCTTTCTGAAGGAAAAGGAAATATCACTATCAACAAACGTGATATGGAAAAATACTTCACTACAGGTACATTACAATATAAAGTTAAACAAGCACTTATGTTGACTGAAAACGACAAGAACTTTGATGTTTCAGTAAACGTATTTGGAGGTGGAATTACCGGACAAGCAGAAGCAATCCGTTTAGCCCTTTCAAGAGCTATGTGTGAGGTTAACGAAGAAAACAGAGGTATTTTAAAACCAGAAGGTTTATTAACAAGAGATCCAAGAATGGTTGAGCGTAAGAAATTCGGACAGAAGAAAGCGCGTAAAAAATTCCAATTCTCAAAACGTTAA
- the rpsB gene encoding 30S ribosomal protein S2, producing MADNKEVKSLLDAGVHFGHLTRKWNPNMAPYIYMERNGIHIINLYKTAAKLDEANEALKKIAASGRKILFVATKKQAKDIVSEKATEAKMPYITERWPGGMLTNFVTIRRAVKKMASIDRMKQDGTFNTLSKKERLQVDRLRAKLEKNLGSISDMSRLPGALFIVDTTREHIAVKEAQKLNIPIFAMVDTNSDPREIDFPIPSNDDASKSIEKILSKVSEAVIEGLAERKAGKEKSEEEKAAKKAKKEAKAKKAEKKEVPSKDKEDKKAMKEAKKPVKLESKEETLEKATKEEE from the coding sequence ATGGCAGACAACAAAGAAGTTAAGTCGTTACTTGACGCAGGTGTACACTTTGGTCACCTTACCCGTAAATGGAATCCAAACATGGCACCATATATTTATATGGAGCGCAACGGGATTCACATTATTAATCTTTACAAAACAGCTGCAAAGCTTGACGAAGCAAACGAAGCGTTAAAGAAAATTGCAGCAAGCGGAAGAAAAATTCTTTTCGTAGCTACCAAGAAACAAGCAAAAGACATCGTTTCAGAAAAAGCAACTGAAGCCAAAATGCCTTACATTACAGAGCGTTGGCCAGGTGGTATGCTTACCAACTTTGTAACCATTAGAAGAGCTGTTAAAAAAATGGCGTCTATTGACCGTATGAAGCAAGATGGTACTTTTAACACACTTTCAAAGAAAGAGCGTTTACAAGTAGATCGTCTTCGTGCTAAGCTAGAAAAGAACTTAGGTTCTATCAGTGATATGAGTCGTCTTCCAGGAGCATTGTTCATCGTAGATACAACTCGTGAGCACATTGCAGTAAAAGAAGCTCAAAAATTAAACATTCCAATTTTTGCTATGGTGGATACAAACAGTGATCCACGTGAGATTGATTTCCCAATTCCATCTAACGATGATGCGTCAAAGTCGATTGAAAAAATTCTTAGCAAAGTTTCAGAAGCAGTAATTGAAGGTCTTGCAGAACGTAAAGCCGGAAAAGAAAAATCTGAAGAAGAAAAAGCAGCTAAAAAAGCAAAGAAAGAAGCAAAAGCTAAAAAGGCTGAGAAAAAAGAAGTTCCTTCAAAAGACAAAGAAGATAAAAAAGCAATGAAAGAGGCAAAAAAACCTGTGAAGTTGGAGTCTAAAGAAGAAACTTTGGAGAAAGCAACTAAAGAAGAAGAATAA
- a CDS encoding DUF5916 domain-containing protein produces the protein MFKNIHLYVFFFIFSLSAQGQEEKKSETKIYPKRIYTTQSIGSENAPKIDGIIDETAWDKVEWTSDYVENQPDNGTPPTEQTKMKIVYDAKNLYVAFRCYDADPEGIVQRLSRRDGFEGDWVELNIDSYNDNRTGFSFTITAAGVKGDEFISNNGNNWDGSWNPIWYVKTQIDAEGWTAEMRIPLSQLRFGNAEEQIWGIQSTRRYFRKEERSLWQPVDINAPGWVSEFGELRGIKGIKPQKQLEIQPYGLTKLDTYEAEEGNPFRDGSDTRFTAGLDAKIGITNDLTLDATINPDFGQVDADPGAIALDGFEIFFQERRPFFVENKNIFDFSVSGGSDNLFFSRRIGRSPQGSAFGPTTAYVDQPDNSTILGAAKFSGKTKDGWSIGVLESVTDKEYADVIDENGSKEEVLVEPLTNYLVGRLQKDFNDRNTYIGGIFTATHRNLESNLNFLHKNAYSGGLDFKHNWNNRNYYVEGKVFLSQVNGSEEAIERTQRSIVHLFQRVGANHVSVDSTKTSLTGTGGRVQFGKSGGGNWRYYAGGVWRSPELELNDIGFLRQADNINQYAELRRVFNKPTSWYRSANIRAYQSTNYDFEGNYNSFYYQLTGFVNFKNNWFAEGGSENNAARFDNSELRGGPRFRRNGDHLGFLYVGTDSRKKFSTTLGYVYGQATQKNFSFTRYEVRFNYQPLNALSLSMTTKYESRPDKTQYVDQLNYNSTRRYITGEIDQETISTTLRVNYNINPNLTIQYYGQPFIARGKYRNFNFVNNPTAKDINNRVTLYDANQIQFENDMYAIDENRDGITDYTFRNPDFAFVQFRSNLVVRWEYIPGSEVFFVWSQGINGSGNSLNDFSKIIDNQLLQKKPQNTFLIKATYRFVL, from the coding sequence ATGTTCAAAAACATTCACTTATACGTTTTTTTCTTTATTTTTTCACTTTCAGCTCAAGGTCAAGAGGAAAAAAAATCTGAAACCAAAATATATCCTAAACGAATTTACACCACCCAATCGATTGGCTCTGAAAATGCTCCAAAAATTGACGGTATAATTGATGAAACTGCTTGGGATAAAGTAGAGTGGACATCAGACTATGTAGAAAATCAACCTGATAACGGCACACCTCCTACAGAGCAAACCAAAATGAAAATTGTTTATGATGCCAAAAACCTCTATGTTGCTTTTAGGTGTTACGATGCCGATCCAGAAGGGATTGTCCAGCGACTTTCTCGTCGCGATGGTTTTGAGGGTGATTGGGTTGAGTTAAACATAGACAGCTATAACGATAACCGAACCGGATTTTCATTCACAATTACTGCCGCAGGGGTTAAGGGAGATGAGTTTATTTCAAATAATGGAAACAATTGGGATGGTAGCTGGAACCCTATTTGGTACGTAAAAACACAAATAGATGCTGAAGGATGGACGGCAGAAATGCGAATTCCGTTAAGTCAATTGCGTTTTGGGAATGCCGAAGAACAAATTTGGGGTATTCAATCTACCAGAAGATATTTCAGAAAAGAAGAGCGTTCATTATGGCAACCTGTAGATATCAATGCGCCAGGATGGGTGAGTGAATTTGGTGAGTTGCGCGGTATTAAGGGCATAAAGCCTCAAAAACAATTAGAAATTCAGCCGTATGGTCTTACCAAGCTAGATACCTATGAAGCAGAAGAAGGAAACCCCTTTAGGGATGGAAGCGATACTCGTTTTACAGCCGGGCTAGATGCCAAAATAGGAATTACAAATGATCTTACACTTGACGCTACAATTAACCCGGATTTTGGTCAAGTTGATGCCGATCCCGGAGCTATTGCCCTAGATGGGTTTGAAATTTTCTTCCAAGAACGTAGACCTTTTTTTGTTGAGAATAAAAACATTTTTGATTTTAGTGTGAGTGGCGGTTCAGATAATTTGTTCTTTTCAAGAAGAATAGGAAGAAGTCCGCAGGGATCTGCTTTTGGTCCTACAACAGCTTATGTAGATCAACCAGATAACTCAACCATTTTGGGTGCGGCAAAATTCAGCGGAAAAACGAAAGATGGATGGTCTATTGGAGTATTGGAAAGTGTAACCGATAAAGAATATGCAGATGTAATAGATGAAAATGGATCTAAAGAAGAAGTCTTGGTTGAGCCTTTAACCAATTACTTGGTAGGACGTTTACAGAAAGATTTTAATGATAGGAATACATATATAGGCGGAATTTTTACAGCAACCCACCGAAATTTAGAAAGTAACTTAAATTTTCTTCATAAAAATGCGTATTCTGGAGGGTTAGATTTTAAACACAATTGGAATAATAGAAATTATTATGTTGAAGGAAAGGTTTTTTTAAGCCAAGTAAACGGAAGCGAAGAAGCTATTGAGAGAACACAACGTTCAATAGTACATTTATTTCAACGAGTTGGTGCCAATCACGTTTCAGTAGATAGTACAAAAACATCCCTTACCGGAACAGGAGGAAGGGTGCAGTTTGGAAAAAGTGGAGGCGGAAACTGGCGATATTATGCTGGTGGTGTATGGCGCTCTCCAGAACTTGAACTTAATGATATAGGTTTTTTACGTCAAGCAGATAATATCAATCAATATGCTGAATTGCGACGGGTTTTTAATAAACCTACCAGTTGGTATCGTAGTGCAAACATACGAGCGTATCAATCTACAAATTATGATTTTGAAGGGAATTACAACAGTTTTTATTATCAATTAACCGGTTTTGTAAACTTTAAAAACAATTGGTTTGCTGAAGGCGGTTCAGAAAATAATGCTGCGCGTTTTGATAATTCTGAATTGAGAGGCGGACCCCGTTTTAGGAGAAATGGTGATCACTTAGGTTTTTTATACGTAGGTACAGATAGTCGGAAAAAATTCAGTACAACATTAGGTTATGTGTATGGTCAAGCAACTCAAAAAAACTTTTCATTTACCAGATATGAAGTACGTTTTAATTATCAGCCATTAAATGCATTGAGTTTATCGATGACAACAAAATATGAGTCTAGGCCGGATAAAACACAATATGTAGATCAATTAAATTATAATTCAACTAGAAGGTATATTACTGGAGAAATTGACCAAGAAACCATAAGTACAACACTGCGAGTTAACTATAATATTAACCCAAATTTGACCATTCAATACTATGGGCAACCTTTTATTGCTCGTGGTAAATACAGAAACTTCAACTTTGTAAATAACCCAACAGCCAAGGATATAAATAATCGCGTGACGTTGTATGATGCTAATCAAATTCAATTTGAAAATGATATGTACGCAATTGATGAAAATAGAGATGGTATCACAGATTATACCTTTAGAAATCCAGACTTTGCTTTTGTTCAGTTTAGGTCAAATTTGGTAGTGCGCTGGGAATATATTCCCGGCTCTGAAGTATTTTTTGTTTGGTCACAAGGTATAAACGGTTCGGGAAATTCATTGAATGATTTCAGTAAGATTATTGACAACCAATTACTTCAAAAGAAGCCTCAAAACACTTTTTTGATAAAAGCAACCTACCGGTTTGTTTTGTAA
- the rplM gene encoding 50S ribosomal protein L13: MDTLSYKTISANSATVNKEWLHVDADGQTLGRLASKVAKLLRGKHKPNFTPHVDCGDNVVITNASNIVLTGNKWNDKKYIRHTGYPGGQRSLTAEELYGKDPARVVEKAIKGMLPKNKLGADLFRNLKVYAGAEHDQEAQKPKTINLNDIK; the protein is encoded by the coding sequence GTGGATACACTAAGTTATAAAACAATATCAGCAAACAGCGCTACTGTAAACAAAGAGTGGTTGCATGTAGATGCTGATGGACAAACGCTTGGGCGCTTAGCTAGTAAAGTAGCAAAATTGTTACGTGGTAAGCACAAGCCTAATTTTACTCCTCACGTAGATTGTGGAGACAATGTTGTTATTACAAATGCAAGTAATATTGTATTAACCGGGAATAAGTGGAACGATAAAAAATACATTCGTCACACAGGCTATCCGGGCGGACAACGTAGCTTAACAGCAGAAGAATTATACGGAAAAGACCCTGCAAGAGTAGTTGAAAAAGCTATTAAAGGAATGTTACCTAAAAACAAATTAGGTGCAGATCTTTTCAGAAATCTTAAAGTATATGCTGGTGCAGAGCACGATCAAGAAGCACAAAAACCAAAAACCATTAACCTTAACGATATCAAGTAA
- the frr gene encoding ribosome recycling factor, whose translation MEDEIELLIDETKEAMDKAIRHLEKQLANIRAGKATPSMVSSVVVDYYGSPTPLNQVANVNTPDGMTISIQPWEKSLIPEIEKGIQIANLGFNPQNNGESVIINVPPLTEERRKDLAKQAKAEAEEAKVVVRNDRKNANNDLKKLDISEDLHKSLESDIQEMTDSHIAKIDEIFVKKEKEIMTV comes from the coding sequence ATGGAAGACGAAATTGAATTATTGATAGACGAGACTAAAGAAGCGATGGATAAAGCCATTCGCCACCTCGAAAAACAATTAGCAAACATAAGAGCCGGAAAGGCTACACCTTCTATGGTAAGTAGTGTAGTGGTAGATTATTACGGCAGCCCTACTCCACTTAACCAAGTAGCAAACGTAAACACCCCAGACGGTATGACGATTTCTATCCAACCTTGGGAAAAGTCATTAATTCCAGAAATTGAAAAAGGAATTCAAATTGCCAATCTTGGTTTTAACCCACAAAATAATGGTGAAAGCGTTATTATTAATGTTCCGCCATTAACTGAAGAACGTCGTAAAGATCTGGCCAAACAAGCTAAAGCTGAAGCTGAAGAAGCTAAAGTTGTGGTTCGAAATGATCGTAAAAATGCCAATAATGATCTTAAAAAGCTGGATATTTCAGAAGATTTACACAAAAGTTTAGAAAGCGATATTCAAGAAATGACAGACTCTCACATTGCAAAAATTGATGAGATTTTTGTGAAAAAAGAAAAAGAAATCATGACTGTTTAG
- the tsf gene encoding translation elongation factor Ts — MAKITAAEVNKLRKSTGAGMMDCKKALVEADGDFDKAIEILRKKGQKIAAKRADRESSEGAVIAKVNSDNTKGVIVSLNCETDFVAKNDDFVKLANDFAELALNTSSKEELMAKDFKGITVEEKLTEQTGVIGEKIEIGAFKTLEAPFVGSYIHAGNKIAVLTGLSNNVDGAEEVAKDVSMQAAAMNPVALNEEGVDQSTIDKEIEIAKDQLRQEGKPEEMLDNIAKGKIKRYFKDNTLVNQAFIKDNKQSVAQYVKTLGDVEVVAFERVSLD; from the coding sequence ATGGCTAAAATAACCGCCGCAGAAGTAAATAAATTAAGAAAATCCACCGGTGCCGGTATGATGGACTGTAAAAAGGCATTGGTAGAGGCAGATGGTGACTTTGACAAAGCAATTGAAATCCTACGTAAAAAAGGACAAAAAATTGCTGCTAAAAGAGCAGACCGCGAATCTAGCGAAGGTGCTGTTATTGCAAAAGTGAACAGTGACAACACAAAAGGTGTTATTGTTTCACTTAACTGTGAAACTGACTTTGTTGCTAAAAATGATGATTTTGTAAAATTGGCAAATGACTTTGCTGAATTGGCATTAAACACTTCATCAAAAGAAGAGTTAATGGCAAAAGATTTTAAAGGAATCACTGTTGAAGAAAAACTAACTGAGCAAACTGGTGTAATTGGTGAGAAAATCGAGATTGGTGCTTTCAAAACTTTAGAAGCTCCATTTGTAGGATCTTACATTCACGCAGGAAACAAAATTGCTGTTTTAACAGGTCTTTCAAACAATGTTGATGGTGCAGAAGAAGTAGCAAAAGACGTATCTATGCAAGCCGCAGCAATGAACCCTGTTGCTTTAAATGAAGAAGGCGTAGACCAGTCTACAATTGACAAAGAAATTGAAATTGCAAAAGATCAATTACGTCAAGAAGGTAAGCCTGAAGAAATGCTTGATAATATTGCAAAAGGAAAAATCAAGCGTTATTTTAAAGATAACACCTTGGTAAACCAAGCATTTATTAAAGACAATAAACAAAGCGTTGCTCAATACGTAAAAACATTAGGTGACGTTGAAGTTGTAGCTTTTGAAAGAGTATCTCTAGACTAA